Genomic window (Acidobacteriota bacterium):
CGTCTTGGAAAGTTGACGCTACACCTGAATGAAGCGTGAAATTGTTCCGTACTACAGTGGGTGTAGAGAGAGTTGACCTAGGTATACGTCCCCGTTGTTGTTTTTGCTGGGCACGCATTTGCCGTTGGATCTGAACGAGTTCTTTCGTTATTTCGCTGCGCTCGCGCGCGATTGCAAGAAACCCAGGATTGTCTGGGGTGAATTGATACTTTCCACACTCGCGGAAGCTGCGGCTTGGCCGCGTCTTGATTTGAAGCAAATGGAGTTTCTGGAAGTGCAAGAGTGCTTTGCGGACAGTTGAGCAGCTCCCGACGCCGCCATAGCGCATTATGCCGTAATATGAAATCTCCACCTCACCGGTCGACGGATCAGTGAAGGTCCGGAGAGCGTTCAATACTTTGGCCTCTGCTCCGGTCAGATCAGCGAGCAGCCCACTTCGCACTATAGTATCCATCACGTCACCCATTCCCACTCTATAGCGGGTTTTACATCTGGATTTGGGTTCCAAGTGCTTGCCTTTGGGCACCAGAGGCACTGCGAAACGCGCCATCATCCAATTTAAAGATTCCTTGAGGTCACAACCGAGAAACATCATCACAAGGTCGATATTTGAAGCACGCCCATCGCAAACATGACAACGACCACGATTATGCCGGTCAAACCAGACTGATGGGTGGGCGTCGCCATTACGATGTAGTTCCACTCGCCAACATCGTGCCGCCCTTCCCGTAACCTGCAGGCGGAGTTCGCGTGCTACGTCTTGAATCGGGATGCATTTGCGGATGAACTCCATATCTGGGATTCCGGAAGATTGCCCCCGGTCGCGTTGTACACCTGTTCCCATTAGCTGTTTCGACGACGGCGCGAAGGCGACTTGCCGCCCTCCTCAATGACTTTTTGCAACTCGGACTCTCTAATCATCGTGCGCGAGCCGACTTTTGTGCGTCGCATTTTGCCCTGGGCAAGCCATGCATGTACGGTCCACTTGCTGATACCACCCAGGAATTTCGCTGCCTCAGGTACGGAGTACAGTTTTTCTGCTTCCATGCTGTTCCCTCTCAGTGTCGCTCAATAAATGCTCTTGAATCTCAATCAAACCAATGAGATATTGTTCCATGTGAGAGACACTAACAAGCCACATATCATGTCTCACCACTCGGACTCATCTCGTCTCGTTATTCGGGTCCCCGTCGAAGTTCGGTTTCAGCCAACGTATGGCTCCTACATCCCAGCGCGGAGCATACGAGAGGGTGGGTTGACGCACCCGGTTTTTGAGCCAAAACCATCGGAAAAGCCGCCGATAGAATTTACTGATCCCTGGAAAGTTCGCGACTATCTCTTAGGTACCCAATGTGAGCCATTGGACTACACCGAGTTTTCGTTTTGGTCGGGACGCTTTGGGATAGGTGAGGCGGAACTAAGTCTAGAGAGCGAGAGAAAGCCGCGGCGTATGCACATCCTCGACTGGCACGCTGCGATGGATGAGGATCTCATCGAGTGGAAGCAATTGTTTACGGCGGCATTGATTCTTCCTCAATCGAAATGGGAGTTGCTTGAGAAGGATTTTCCGATACGAAAAGTAAGACAATTGCAAAAACCATTTCCTCTGAAGATAGGTTGGCTTGGGGGGTTGCCAATTGGAACGGTGATCCTCGAAACAGCCTTGGATGCGATTGTCACATCAATTCAGATTGACAAGCTGCAGGGCGCTCAGTTTCAGCAATGCGCCCGCCCCAACTGTCCAAGGGTCTTCAAACTTGAGAGCCGCCACGAACGCCTTTATTGCGACACCGATTGCGCTCACTACATGGCTGTGAAGAACAGCAGAGCACGAGCTGCGAAGAAGAGCAGCAGGAATCGAATATCCAGACAAAGCAGGACGCCCGGCAGCTAAGGAGAACAACAATGTCGATCTACAAACGAGGCAAGACCTACTGGTACAAGTTCATGTGGAATGGCGAGATGATTCGTGAGTCGACTCGCCAATGCAACCACAACATAGCTCGACAGATGGAAGGGGCGCACCGGGCGTCTCTTGCAAAGGGCGAAGTCGGGATCCGCGATAAGAAAGTGATTCCCACGCTCAAGAACTTCTGCCGTGAGCGCGTTGACCCTTGGGCGAAATCAACGTTCGAGATGGCGTCCCCAAAGACTTGGCTTTGGTACGGATTTGGAAGTGACTCACTCAAGAAATCCAAAACCCTGGCTAATCTCAAGCTGAACGAAATCGGCCCTGAATTGGTGGCGGAATATGCGTCTGAGCGGCAACGCGACGGCCTGAGGATTAGTTCGGTCAATAGCTGCTTGCGGGCATTGCGCCGTGTCCTACGCCTTGCGGTGGAATGGGGGGTACTTGAAGCGTCTCCCAAGGTCAAGTTTCTGAGTGGTGAGCACCGTCGTGAAAGGGTAATCAATGCCAAAGAAGAGGCGCTGTACCTCGCGGTGGCACTGCCTCTCTTGCATGATGTCTCCCTTGTCCTCTTCGATACTGGAATGCGGCCGGAAGAATGCCACTGTCTGAGATGGGAGAACATCAACTGGGACGGCGGCCGGAAGAATGCCACTGTCTGAGATGGGAGAACATCAACTGGGACGGCGGCCGCAATGGCGTGCTTCTAATTACGCAAGGCAAGACCAAAGCTGCGCGGCGCGTCCTTCCGCTTAGTCCGCGCGTCCGCACAGTGCTCCAGAGCCGCTGGAAACTCACGGGCGAACCGGGCGAGGGCTGGGTCTGGCCCGCGGAAACAAAGGATGGCCACATCAATCATGACAGCGTGAAGCTTCAACACAAAAAGGCCCTGAAGCTCGCGAAGCTCCGCGCATTTGAGGTTTACTCAATTCGGCATACGTTCCTGACGCGACTTGGAGAGAGTGGCTGTGATGCATGGACTCTTGCGAGAATTGCCGGACACTCCAGTATCAGCATCTCGCAGCGATACGTTCACCCGTCCGAGGACGCAGTCCTAAACGCGCTTTCTCGTTTGAGTGGGCACAATTCTGGGCACAACGACGAAAATGAAATTGCTGCAGGCTCTGTGGGATTGTTGCTAAGCACCGCCAACCGAGAGGGTTAAGTGGTGAGCGCGGAAGGAATCGAACCTTCAACCTACTGATTAAGAGTCAGTTGCTCTGCCAATTGAGCTACGCGCCCACTGCGAACAGCAAGGCAGGGACAAACTGTGATTATAGCATTCGATCTGCGTGGACGGAGATGGACACACACTCTTTTGCGTACCTCTCGAGTCGGTCCTTGAGCATCTCTCAGAGCCTTCTGAGCAATTCTGAACAGTTCTGCACACGGATAGAGAACTAGAATCTGGGCGAAACGGGATTGCAACTTTTCCGGCTTGGCGACCTTTTCCATCAAACTCGCATCTATTCTTCCCTGCACAAGTCCGTGGGAACAGGAGTTTTCTCTATGCTACGAACTCGACTCAACGTCACACTTCTACTCGCACTCGCGGTGTCCCTGCTGTCCACGCCACTGCTCGCACAATATGGTTCTGGCGATTCTGGTCAGTACACCATCTTGAGCGCGCAATATGGAACTGCGCGCCGTCACGTCGACGTCACCAACCGCCTGAAGGAACTCGCCCGCCAAGACAGAAATTTCCGCATGGGCAATAGTTCCTTTGGGACCGATCCTGACCCGGGACAAGTCAAAGCGCTGCGCATTTATGCGCGCGGCCCGAATGGACAGGAACGCATGTTTGAGTATCGCGAAGGAAGTGTGGTCGACGGCTCGCAGTTTCGCAGCTGGGGTCGTGGAGACTGGGGCAATGGGCGCTGGAGTGGGCGATGGGAAGGCAACGGCGGCCGCTATGACCGCGATGGAGACTCGGGACAGTTCGTCATTCTGAGCGCTCAATACGGAACCAACCGAAGGCACGTCGACGTCACCAGCCGGCTGAAAGAACTCGCGCGCCAGGATCGGTCCTTCCGCATGGGCAACAGCACGTTCGGTGTCGACCCTGACCGCGGCCGCGTCAAGACGCTGCGCATTTATGCGCGCGGCCCAAATGGTCGCGAACGCATGTTCGAGTACCGCGAAGGCAGCGTCGTGGATGGATCCCAATTCCGCAGCTGGGGAAATGGCGAGTGGGGCAACGAGCGCTGGAGTGGACGCTGGGAGGGTGGAGAAAGAGATCGACGCTAGCGGTTGCGTAGGAGTCAGGAATTTCCATACGCACGATTCAGATTTTTGAAGAGTTGATGCGGATCTGATCCCGAGCTTTCATTTCGAAGGCTCGGGATTTTCTTTGCCCTTTAGGCGGACGCTGCTTCGCTTTCGCGCTCTCGCACTCCAGCCTTGGAACCAGCCACCGGTTTGCGCATGGGGATAACTTCGGCTGGAACTGGAAACTGTTTTTCGATCCGGCCAATCACTGGTGCTTCGGATGTTCCCATTCCGGCGCGCGATGCGAATCCATTTTCATCGCACAGTCGTTCGACGAGTCGCTGTTCCCGCGGACTCAACACCTGGTGAGGAAGAGAAGGAAAATTCCGGAACATCCACAGCAGATATGCACGCTGCTTGAATTTCAATCGGACAAATCGAGGGCCGATCGGAGTGTCCACCTGGAGTACGCCGTCGGTGAGTTTATCAATCAACATGACCTTGCCTACCCGGAAAAACGGTCAATTTTGCGAAGCCTGTTCTAAGGCGCGCCATTATTGCACCAATGGCGAGGCATTGGAAAGCAATATTTTAGTAGGTTGGGTATGGCAAGGGGGAAACGGAAACCAGGACCCCGGTTGGGTGCGGACGGCCCGCTATCCGAGTTGGGGCAGCAGTTCAATCCGGTCAAGGGTAGCTGCGATGCCCACCCCTTTGCCACCGGCCTGCTCCACGCGGACGACCGAGGCCTGGCAAAGCGCCCATCCGCCCAAACCTAGTCCCAGGCCTGGGGGAAGCATGACGACCAGCTCGAGCTTCGAACCCTCCGCCATGCCCGCTTCGGAATAGAGGAAAATCCCGTTGTTGCTGAGGTCCCGTGTGAGGCCTTGGGACTCGGATCCATCCGGTTGGCGCACTGTGACTGGCGACTGCACCGGGACACGCTGGCCAGACCGCCGTTCAGACCGTTCTGTCGTCATAAGTTTGCCCCGGAAGTGTATCGCGTCCGACGCGCAAACGGTACTAACTACTTTGCGGCGACTGGTTCCGGAGCAGGGGCCGCCTTCTCACGTCCGGCCGCCGCCAACACCTGTTCCAGACTCGGCATGTTCGTCGCCCGAAGCCAATCTTCGGTAGCATGCCATTTCTCGATGTCGCCCGTTTCCTTGTAGGCCCTCGCGAGCAGTGCGACACTCTCGGGATTGTCCCTGTCCTCTTCAAGTTCCGGGACTGCCTCTTTGAAGTTCCCCTTGGCGGCGAGCACCTCTCCAACTGCACCATGCCAGCTTTCCTGGACGACGAGATCGCGATTTGCCGACGCCAACTGCCCCAACTGGTTAATGGCCGGTTGTGCAGCTTCGGTTTTTCCGGACTGCAGGTACCGCTCGACCCGCACCCGAAGGATTTGCGCCAACTCTTCGTCCCTCTCGGAAGCGGCCAGATTGTGCCGGTGGGTCAGAGCATCTTCTGCCGAGGCCAGCCGTTCCAGCGCCTGCTGATCGTCAGTCGCGTACTGCGCCATGCGCCGCAGCGCCTGCGCTTCCTGCAACTCATGGGACAGGTTGTGCGCCTCTACGGAAATTCGCCACAATTCGCGATCCGCTTCCACAAAATTCTTCTCACGCACCCATGTGATCGCCTTCTGCATCCGATAGTCGAAACGGTTGGCGGGATCGGGCTCGTTGGAAACGGCCTTGTCGTATTCGACCCGCGCTCGTTCCTGATCACCCATCAGCGCATAGGTATCTCCCAATCCGAGCTGCGAAGTATTGAAACTGGCGTCAATGGCCAGCGCCGCGCGGTAATGTTCAAGGGCCGCGTCGAACTTCCCGGCCATGCGCAGGATCTCCCCGTAGGAATCCTGAGGATTGGGCTCCTTTGGCAAGAGCGCTGCGTAGCGATCGCTCTCTTCGAGTGCTTCCTTAAATTCGTGATTGCGCCCGTGCAAATAGGCCAGGTTGTTCAGAGCGGGAGCAAAGTCGGGATCAATCTCGAGACTCTTGTGCAACAGATTGTGAGCCTGATCGTTCCCCTGCACGCCCATCAGCCAGTTCGCGGCGATGTAGTATCCATGCTTGTCGCGAGGAAACATCGCGACCATGTCGTTCATGGCTGCGATGCCCTCCAGGAAGTTCCCTTCCTGGACGGTGGCGACCCACTTGATCAGCAACTTCTCTCCGGGTGACGCCTTGGCTGCCAACTCTTTCGCCCGTTCGCGTGACGTGCGAACCTCTTCCGGATCGCGGCTGTTCAATGCGAGCATGGCAAACGCCGCGGCAAACTGAGGATCTTCCTTGGTGGCTGCCCGCCATCCGATCGAG
Coding sequences:
- a CDS encoding tetratricopeptide repeat protein; this encodes MLRKFFAVLVVVIGLLAVQQAVAHEKHQAAATNAKAAKGKALPVRSMPLTTSSVKARDLYQRAVQSYELLYLERASIGWRAATKEDPQFAAAFAMLALNSRDPEEVRTSRERAKELAAKASPGEKLLIKWVATVQEGNFLEGIAAMNDMVAMFPRDKHGYYIAANWLMGVQGNDQAHNLLHKSLEIDPDFAPALNNLAYLHGRNHEFKEALEESDRYAALLPKEPNPQDSYGEILRMAGKFDAALEHYRAALAIDASFNTSQLGLGDTYALMGDQERARVEYDKAVSNEPDPANRFDYRMQKAITWVREKNFVEADRELWRISVEAHNLSHELQEAQALRRMAQYATDDQQALERLASAEDALTHRHNLAASERDEELAQILRVRVERYLQSGKTEAAQPAINQLGQLASANRDLVVQESWHGAVGEVLAAKGNFKEAVPELEEDRDNPESVALLARAYKETGDIEKWHATEDWLRATNMPSLEQVLAAAGREKAAPAPEPVAAK
- a CDS encoding tyrosine-type recombinase/integrase; its protein translation is MPLSEMGEHQLGRRPEECHCLRWENINWDGGRNGVLLITQGKTKAARRVLPLSPRVRTVLQSRWKLTGEPGEGWVWPAETKDGHINHDSVKLQHKKALKLAKLRAFEVYSIRHTFLTRLGESGCDAWTLARIAGHSSISISQRYVHPSEDAVLNALSRLSGHNSGHNDENEIAAGSVGLLLSTANREG
- a CDS encoding helix-turn-helix domain-containing protein translates to MEAEKLYSVPEAAKFLGGISKWTVHAWLAQGKMRRTKVGSRTMIRESELQKVIEEGGKSPSRRRRNS
- a CDS encoding PilZ domain-containing protein, translating into MTTERSERRSGQRVPVQSPVTVRQPDGSESQGLTRDLSNNGIFLYSEAGMAEGSKLELVVMLPPGLGLGLGGWALCQASVVRVEQAGGKGVGIAATLDRIELLPQLG
- a CDS encoding CGNR zinc finger domain-containing protein; this translates as MTHPVFEPKPSEKPPIEFTDPWKVRDYLLGTQCEPLDYTEFSFWSGRFGIGEAELSLESERKPRRMHILDWHAAMDEDLIEWKQLFTAALILPQSKWELLEKDFPIRKVRQLQKPFPLKIGWLGGLPIGTVILETALDAIVTSIQIDKLQGAQFQQCARPNCPRVFKLESRHERLYCDTDCAHYMAVKNSRARAAKKSSRNRISRQSRTPGS